In Mycoplasma sp. OR1901, the following are encoded in one genomic region:
- a CDS encoding PhnD/SsuA/transferrin family substrate-binding protein: protein MKKTKNLFLSISKLGSLMTIATLPVIAASCSNSNSGTSKADANFKLVKANGYSDEMTKLDLGTATLAAGWGDTRALIKNSNNLVVVGATETIANDGVQARSTLKRGDVEAIKSILQHAIKDKQNPKLQISDIQNPGKTKFVFKTYSHNDYSSVDENGQIIIDTKGTKVNTYGTPLVDGSDYFVKNQDGTFARKQGSNNKFKIQFIPSSDPAEVRKASQALETYLNEKGYNIEISTATEYNAAANALKEGSIDVAFLPAGSWAEQAQGTNFILVAGRGVQIIDPYESVTNTTTPAFKDEKILVDAINGYNTFNAKNGKSKLYIPNTLENAPQTVDEQNGYSQVLKNKVESIINAANGNVPVVGFYRSYVMAKKDSEIAVKIQNALKTQGSNWTLPWDEVKGLIKFAYTSTTSSGSYIFPEAWFKKHFTGFTSFKGE from the coding sequence ATGAAAAAAACTAAAAATCTATTTTTATCAATATCAAAATTAGGTTCATTAATGACCATTGCAACTTTACCAGTAATAGCTGCATCATGTTCAAATTCAAATAGTGGAACAAGTAAAGCTGATGCTAATTTCAAATTAGTTAAAGCTAACGGATATTCAGACGAAATGACAAAACTTGACTTAGGTACAGCAACTTTAGCAGCAGGTTGAGGTGATACAAGAGCTTTAATCAAAAACTCAAATAATTTAGTAGTTGTGGGTGCGACCGAAACTATTGCAAACGACGGTGTACAAGCTAGATCAACACTAAAAAGAGGTGATGTTGAAGCAATTAAATCAATTTTACAACACGCTATTAAAGATAAACAAAATCCAAAATTACAAATTAGTGACATACAAAATCCAGGTAAAACAAAATTTGTATTTAAAACATATAGTCATAATGATTATTCATCAGTTGATGAAAATGGACAAATAATTATCGACACAAAAGGAACAAAAGTAAATACTTATGGTACACCATTAGTAGATGGTTCAGATTACTTTGTTAAAAACCAAGACGGGACTTTCGCAAGAAAACAAGGTTCAAATAATAAATTTAAAATTCAATTTATACCATCAAGTGACCCTGCAGAAGTAAGAAAAGCTTCGCAAGCTTTAGAAACATATTTAAATGAAAAAGGTTACAATATCGAAATTTCAACTGCAACAGAATATAACGCTGCAGCAAACGCATTAAAAGAAGGTTCTATTGATGTTGCGTTTTTACCAGCAGGTTCATGAGCTGAACAAGCACAAGGAACAAACTTTATTTTAGTAGCTGGTAGAGGTGTACAAATTATTGATCCATATGAATCAGTAACTAACACAACAACTCCTGCATTTAAAGATGAAAAAATATTAGTAGATGCAATTAACGGATACAATACCTTTAATGCCAAAAATGGTAAATCTAAATTATACATACCTAACACATTAGAAAATGCTCCACAAACTGTCGATGAGCAAAATGGTTATTCTCAAGTGCTTAAAAACAAGGTAGAAAGTATTATTAATGCCGCAAATGGTAACGTGCCTGTAGTAGGATTTTATCGTTCATACGTTATGGCTAAAAAAGATTCAGAAATAGCTGTTAAAATTCAAAACGCACTTAAAACACAAGGTTCAAACTGAACATTGCCTTGAGATGAAGTTAAAGGACTAATTAAATTCGCCTACACATCAACAACTTCATCAGGTTCATATATCTTTCCTGAAGCATGATTCAAAAAACATTTTACAGGGTTCACATCATTTAAAGGTGAGTAA
- the phnC gene encoding phosphonate ABC transporter ATP-binding protein yields the protein MQYFKKNKNIATDNWNIDWRDVNKTYPNGKKGLTNVNLSIKQGEFVAIIGLSGAGKTTLLKTVNKINEISSGSLTVGPHNVNDLKRKALREFRTKVGIVFQGYNLIDNISVLQNVLAARLPQMHPLRSFLGWYTKEDTEFAYQCLARVNILENAYDRAKDLSGGQMQRVALARTLAQKPKIILADEPVGALDPIMAKSVMDGFLLVNKMDQITVLANLHHVDLALQYADRIIGIKKGEIVFDDSWDKVNLDVLKNIYGEQLEQFDEQQFIETKRKREIIQEEINSKIKEFK from the coding sequence ATGCAATATTTTAAGAAAAATAAAAATATTGCAACAGATAATTGAAATATAGATTGACGTGACGTTAATAAAACTTATCCTAACGGAAAGAAAGGATTAACTAACGTCAATCTTTCTATAAAGCAAGGTGAATTTGTTGCAATTATTGGGCTCTCAGGAGCCGGAAAAACTACATTATTAAAAACAGTTAACAAAATAAACGAAATATCTTCTGGTAGTCTAACAGTAGGTCCGCATAACGTTAACGATTTAAAAAGAAAAGCATTAAGAGAATTTAGAACAAAAGTGGGTATTGTTTTTCAAGGCTATAATCTAATAGATAACATAAGTGTATTACAAAATGTTTTAGCTGCTAGATTACCACAAATGCACCCACTAAGATCTTTCTTGGGTTGATATACAAAAGAAGATACTGAATTTGCATATCAATGTTTAGCTAGAGTAAATATTTTAGAAAACGCATATGATAGAGCAAAAGATCTAAGTGGTGGACAGATGCAACGTGTTGCGTTAGCAAGAACTCTAGCACAAAAACCTAAAATCATTTTAGCTGATGAACCTGTAGGAGCTTTAGATCCTATTATGGCTAAATCTGTTATGGACGGGTTTTTATTAGTAAATAAAATGGATCAAATAACTGTTTTGGCTAACTTACATCATGTTGATTTGGCCTTACAATATGCTGATAGAATTATCGGAATTAAAAAAGGTGAGATTGTCTTTGACGATAGTTGAGATAAAGTAAATTTAGATGTTTTAAAAAATATTTATGGCGAACAATTAGAACAATTTGATGAACAACAATTTATTGAAACTAAAAGAAAAAGAGAGATAATTCAAGAAGAAATAAATTCAAAAATCAAGGAATTTAAATAA
- a CDS encoding ABC transporter permease, producing the protein MQKSSKNNTVFAFKKIQKSVFDYFRPKFIDINGQKVIKKFPWLFALTALVSLIIIILLFIKIKPDFQNSNSFVKLIANFFKFNTNAVIGSKTDITIADTTLQSLKLLWQTISYSVLGTILGIFLGIPIALLSSKNFIKTPWIYGPMRAFMSVLRTIPPIVYAYIIYFILSPSLVATLSIAIFVASLMAKWLYEDLDTYDVSSYYGLQAIGNNKWNAFKKSILPYLIKRIVSYGFYSFEMVVRFAAILSIIGISTIGQLMADEYAVPNNFAHLSIAIWILVIFMVILEVFTFLVKKWILEYSAKHPKIDEGLDFKAKLEQLKKQKPKNIYIKIIVSIIVFSLFIASLFSVEFKTTGPEGFAYFNEGVKNLLHPNWSVFKWNSGDNPIILGTEALAIAVLASIIGLIFSLFFGILASKKVTGSYLSLLFKFIIITLRAIPPFTYALIFLLWQKDSIIWAGTLALGIHSIGMLAKLINESVDKIDDKVFQSLDSLGVSTWTKIRVGIIKEILPQTLSNFLYRIEINFKSTVVIGAVGACDYGYQITVYSVDIRYWSILSSYLIFTIVLLLIIEQISNILRKKIMNGYFLEENVFLKKYFRTRTLVKSLALSNINNTVFMFDNRISKYNISKFNNELLNQFYFENKIKFNQYKVLKNKWSSESSIIYKELKTLKKEAFLSVWKENKNLKIWSWSKRIKLALQASDKVSSKYFENKSIESRKYAS; encoded by the coding sequence ATGCAAAAAAGTAGTAAAAACAATACTGTATTTGCTTTTAAGAAAATACAAAAATCAGTTTTTGATTATTTTAGACCTAAATTCATTGATATCAACGGGCAAAAAGTTATTAAAAAGTTTCCTTGACTTTTTGCTTTAACCGCATTAGTTAGCCTTATAATAATTATTTTATTATTCATTAAAATAAAACCTGATTTCCAAAACTCAAATAGTTTTGTTAAATTAATCGCAAACTTTTTTAAATTTAACACTAATGCGGTAATAGGTTCTAAAACAGATATCACAATTGCGGATACCACACTTCAAAGCTTAAAACTACTTTGGCAAACAATTTCTTACTCAGTTTTAGGAACAATACTTGGTATCTTTTTAGGTATCCCTATTGCACTTTTAAGTTCAAAAAACTTCATTAAAACACCTTGAATATACGGCCCAATGCGTGCATTCATGAGTGTTTTAAGAACAATTCCTCCGATAGTATACGCTTACATAATTTACTTTATATTATCACCTTCATTAGTTGCAACTCTTTCAATAGCAATTTTTGTTGCTTCTTTAATGGCTAAATGATTATATGAAGATCTAGATACTTATGATGTAAGTAGTTACTACGGTTTACAAGCCATCGGAAATAATAAGTGAAATGCTTTCAAAAAATCAATCCTTCCATATTTAATAAAAAGAATTGTTAGTTATGGATTCTATAGTTTTGAAATGGTCGTTCGTTTCGCTGCTATTTTAAGTATTATTGGTATATCTACAATAGGTCAATTAATGGCCGATGAATATGCCGTTCCTAATAATTTTGCTCACTTATCAATCGCAATTTGAATTCTTGTAATTTTCATGGTTATACTAGAAGTTTTTACATTCCTAGTTAAAAAATGAATTTTAGAATACTCAGCAAAACACCCTAAAATTGATGAAGGTTTAGATTTCAAAGCAAAATTAGAACAATTAAAAAAACAAAAGCCTAAAAACATTTATATAAAAATAATTGTATCAATAATTGTATTTTCACTTTTTATCGCCTCATTATTTTCAGTAGAATTTAAAACTACAGGACCTGAAGGGTTCGCATATTTTAATGAAGGTGTTAAAAATCTATTACATCCTAATTGAAGCGTATTCAAATGAAATAGTGGAGATAACCCAATAATACTAGGTACAGAAGCGTTAGCAATAGCGGTTCTAGCAAGTATAATCGGACTAATATTCAGTTTATTTTTTGGTATATTAGCTTCTAAAAAAGTAACTGGTTCATATCTATCACTATTATTTAAATTTATAATCATTACTCTTAGAGCGATACCACCATTTACATATGCATTAATTTTCTTATTGTGACAAAAAGATTCAATTATATGAGCAGGAACACTTGCTTTAGGAATCCACAGTATTGGTATGTTAGCAAAATTAATTAACGAAAGTGTCGATAAAATAGATGATAAAGTCTTTCAATCCTTAGATAGTTTAGGAGTTTCAACTTGAACAAAAATTAGAGTAGGAATAATCAAGGAAATCTTACCTCAAACTCTTTCTAATTTCTTATATAGAATTGAGATTAATTTTAAAAGCACTGTAGTAATCGGTGCTGTTGGTGCATGTGATTATGGTTATCAAATTACTGTTTATTCGGTTGATATCCGTTATTGAAGCATTTTGAGTTCATATTTAATATTTACAATTGTATTATTATTAATAATTGAGCAAATTTCAAATATATTAAGAAAGAAAATAATGAATGGTTACTTCTTAGAAGAAAATGTATTTCTTAAAAAATATTTTAGAACTAGAACTTTAGTAAAATCATTGGCTCTATCAAACATAAATAACACTGTTTTTATGTTTGATAATAGAATCTCTAAATATAATATTTCTAAATTTAATAACGAATTATTAAATCAATTTTATTTTGAGAATAAAATCAAATTTAATCAATATAAGGTCTTAAAAAACAAATGATCAAGTGAATCTAGTATAATTTATAAAGAATTGAAAACACTTAAAAAAGAAGCGTTTTTAAGTGTTTGAAAAGAAAATAAAAATTTAAAAATTTGATCATGAAGTAAAAGAATAAAATTAGCTTTACAAGCTTCCGATAAAGTTAGTTCAAAATACTTCGAGAACAAATCAATTGAAAGTAGAAAATATGCTAGTTAA
- a CDS encoding bifunctional oligoribonuclease/PAP phosphatase NrnA yields MLVNQLKKFWEIVLQAEYITLCTHIEPDGDTLGSAVALKELIWLNSPKIKDVKISGKDYPRNLSFLLSEKADLVSDEFFDKSLKVVVDTSTKSRIYDQRVVTKEALKIDHHPFENEWLFEIGGDNWPATGQLVAMLIKHLNLKTNNLALEGAAVAILTDTEFFKERNISAETFEAMKVLFEHNLNYPSLLIKMQLNNEELETIWSVCYNKKVDKYVTYTVSNEIITNDIARPLVAKFVEISNTDITIAFLKREQGDYRAEIRSNGSFDVSLIAKHFGGGGHHNSSGFIIENEEKIANVIKYINNLITS; encoded by the coding sequence ATGCTAGTTAATCAACTTAAAAAATTCTGAGAAATAGTTTTACAAGCTGAATATATTACCTTATGCACTCATATTGAACCTGACGGTGATACTTTAGGTAGCGCAGTAGCCTTAAAAGAGTTAATTTGGCTTAACTCTCCAAAAATAAAAGATGTAAAAATATCTGGTAAAGATTACCCACGCAATTTAAGCTTTTTGTTAAGCGAAAAAGCAGATCTTGTGTCTGATGAATTCTTTGATAAAAGTCTTAAAGTAGTTGTTGATACATCTACAAAGTCTAGAATTTACGACCAAAGAGTTGTAACTAAAGAAGCCCTTAAAATAGATCATCACCCATTTGAAAATGAATGGTTATTCGAAATAGGTGGAGATAATTGACCTGCTACAGGTCAATTAGTCGCAATGCTTATCAAACATTTAAACCTTAAAACAAATAATTTGGCACTAGAAGGTGCTGCCGTTGCTATTTTAACTGATACAGAATTTTTCAAAGAAAGAAATATATCCGCCGAAACTTTTGAGGCCATGAAAGTACTATTTGAGCATAATTTAAACTATCCTTCTTTATTGATTAAAATGCAACTTAATAATGAGGAATTAGAAACTATTTGAAGCGTATGTTATAACAAGAAAGTTGATAAATACGTAACATATACAGTCTCAAATGAAATAATAACCAACGATATTGCTCGACCTTTAGTCGCAAAATTTGTAGAAATTTCAAACACCGATATCACAATAGCATTTTTAAAAAGAGAACAGGGTGATTATAGAGCTGAAATAAGATCTAACGGGTCTTTTGATGTTTCATTAATTGCAAAACATTTTGGTGGTGGCGGACACCATAATTCAAGTGGATTTATAATTGAAAATGAAGAAAAAATTGCAAACGTTATAAAGTATATAAATAATTTAATAACATCTTAA
- a CDS encoding MAG0920 family protein produces the protein MTNLFLGFGLVFIPMTLLVLMVNNTKLNFKMYIILFDSMLKNVTNNGLKINDKQLKRILKTIILLLVLFLTINLLGIGSIVFNVMTLVSNFDNILTLMPYLSLFLLFIPPIVFLFLFIRVLVLFIKFKTLKNDKETLLEEKVKVNENDAEFKSIFRSKKLNCSYKLLSQIFKFWSNKSINIHKFDIDRFLKNIKDKDEFEYVAYLLLFSSTNHILNSDNNYLGDEEIIRIWNNLDSVYSNFIN, from the coding sequence GTGACGAATTTATTTCTTGGTTTTGGTCTGGTTTTTATCCCAATGACATTATTAGTGTTGATGGTAAATAACACAAAATTAAACTTTAAAATGTATATTATATTGTTTGATAGCATGTTAAAAAATGTAACCAATAATGGTTTAAAAATAAACGATAAACAACTAAAAAGAATTTTAAAAACAATAATTTTATTGTTAGTTTTATTTCTTACTATAAATTTATTAGGTATTGGTTCGATTGTATTTAATGTTATGACTTTGGTTTCTAATTTTGACAATATACTTACATTAATGCCTTATTTATCTTTATTTTTATTATTTATACCGCCAATTGTATTTTTGTTCTTATTTATAAGAGTTTTAGTGTTATTTATTAAATTTAAAACTTTAAAAAATGATAAAGAAACCTTGTTAGAAGAAAAAGTAAAGGTCAATGAAAACGACGCTGAATTTAAAAGTATTTTTCGATCTAAAAAATTAAATTGTTCATATAAATTACTATCACAAATTTTTAAATTTTGAAGCAATAAAAGTATTAATATTCATAAATTTGATATTGATAGATTTCTAAAAAACATTAAAGACAAAGATGAGTTTGAGTATGTTGCCTATTTATTGTTATTTTCAAGTACAAATCACATTTTAAATAGCGATAATAATTATTTAGGTGACGAAGAAATTATTAGAATTTGAAATAATTTAGATAGTGTTTATTCAAATTTTATTAACTAA